From Loxodonta africana isolate mLoxAfr1 chromosome 2, mLoxAfr1.hap2, whole genome shotgun sequence, the proteins below share one genomic window:
- the LOC100654448 gene encoding beta-1,3-galactosyltransferase 5-like, with the protein MAYLKMRCIHIFLLVLGALGLYFSMYSQTPFKEEKFVFKKDSGNFLQLPKIDCRQNPPFLVLLVTSLHAEVVARMAIRQTWGREMVVKGKRIKTFFLLGITTKDQEMTIVTLEGRRYQDIIQKDFVGIYFNLTLKTMMGIEWVHHYCPEAAFVMKTDSDMFINVYYLTELLLKKNRTTRFFTGFLKMNEFPIRDNSSKWFVSKLEYPWDKYPPFCSGTGYVFSGDVASQVYYVSESVPFIKFEDVFVGLCLDELNIKLEELHSEQTFFPEGLHFSTCRFKKIVACHFIKPPEMLIYWQALENSLGEMCPFL; encoded by the coding sequence ATGGCTTACTTGAAGATGAGATGTATACATATTTTCCTTCTGGTTCTGGGGGCCCTTGGCTTGTATTTTAGCATGTACAGTCAGACTCCTTTTAAAGAAGAGAAGTTTGTTTTCAAGAAAGACAGTGGGAACTTCCTTCAGCTCCCAAAAATAGATTGCAGGCAGAATCCTCCCTTCCTTGTCCTGCTGGTGACTTCATTGCATGCAGAGGTAGTCGCTCGGATGGCCATCAGGCAGACTTGGGGGAGAGAGATGGTCGTGAAAGGAAAACGAATAAAAACCTTCTTTCTCCTGGGAATCACAACTAAAGACCAGGAAATGACAATAGTGACCCTGGAAGGCCGGCGATATCAAGACATTATCCAGAAGGACTTTGTGGGCATCTATTTCAATTTGACTCTGAAGACCATGATGGGCATCGAATGGGTCCACCACTACTGCCCTGAGGCTGCCTTTGTGATGAAGACAGACTCCGATATGTTTATAAATGTCTACTATCTCACTGAACTACTTctaaagaaaaacagaacaactaggtttttcactggcttcttaaaaatgaatgaattcccAATTAGGGATAATTCTAGTAAGTGGTTTGTCAGTAAATTGGAGTACCCGTGGGACAAGTACCCGCCTTTTTGCTCTGGCACGGGCTATGTTTTTTCTGGTGATGTTGCAAGCCAAGTGTATTATGTTTCTGAGAGCGTCCCCTTTATTAAATTCGAAGATGTGTTTGTGGGACTCTGCCTGGACGAACTGAACATCAAGCTGGAGGAACTTCACTCAGAGCAGACGTTTTTCCCTGAAGGGTTGCACTTTTCCACATGTCGCTTTAAGAAAATTGTGGCCTGCCATTTTATCAAACCTCCAGAAATGTTGATCTATTGGCAGGCTCTGGAGAATTCCCTGGGAGAAATGTGCCCATTTCTCTGA